Proteins from one Chiloscyllium punctatum isolate Juve2018m chromosome 4, sChiPun1.3, whole genome shotgun sequence genomic window:
- the ndufaf1 gene encoding LOW QUALITY PROTEIN: complex I intermediate-associated protein 30, mitochondrial (The sequence of the model RefSeq protein was modified relative to this genomic sequence to represent the inferred CDS: inserted 1 base in 1 codon) translates to MAFYCEGAFDIKKYHDLTNFNTLHIRLRGDGRPWMVNISSEMYFSHQKDDLYSYFLFTRGGPYWQDVKIPFSKFFXSSRGRIQDNQHPLWLDKISTIGFTLGDKVDGPFQLEIDFIAVYNDRAHTEEFAYETYKRNPEV, encoded by the exons GGTGCCTTTGACATCAAGAAGTACCATGACCTGACAAACTTCAACACTCTGCACATTCGGCTGCGAGGGGATGGCCGTCCCTGGATGGTGAACATCAGCAGTGAGATGTACTTCAGTCATCAGAAGGACGACCTTTACAGCTATTTCCTCTTCACCCGGGGAGGCCCCTATTGGCAGGATGTGAAG ATTCCATTCTCCAAGTTTT TGTCCAGCCGGGGTCGAATTCAGGATAACCAGCACCCATTGTGGTTGGACAAG ATCAGCACAATTGGCTTCACACTGGGTGACAAAGTGGATGGTCCATTTCAACTGGAAATCGACTTCATCGCTGTATACAACGACCGGGCTCACACTGAAGAATTTGCTTATGAAACGTACAAAAGGAATCCAGAGGTATAA